The following coding sequences lie in one Vibrio sp. ED004 genomic window:
- a CDS encoding ABC transporter permease subunit (The N-terminal region of this protein, as described by TIGR01726, is a three transmembrane segment that identifies a subfamily of ABC transporter permease subunits, which specificities that include histidine, arginine, glutamine, glutamate, L-cystine (sic), the opines (in Agrobacterium) octopine and nopaline, etc.) yields the protein MEEWNIIWQQKELFASGFVTTFYLFVSSSILSFVIGIGLLYCLENSRFGVKYTINSLIGMMRTLPFLILAYLLYYGLPQVGIRLDAVTAGIIALSLYHGTYFCEIFRGVRKGLEPGYIEAAHAYGFSKLKTFTRVITPNVLFKSVPLITNQLIICLKDTAFLSIITVAEITAAANSIQSTYFIPLNAFIIAIALYWAVSIALETITKRIQTKVELRGLSHA from the coding sequence CAACAAAAAGAGCTGTTTGCTTCTGGTTTTGTGACCACTTTTTATCTTTTTGTTTCGTCTTCAATCTTGAGTTTCGTCATAGGTATTGGTTTGTTGTACTGTCTCGAAAACTCGAGATTCGGTGTTAAGTACACCATCAACAGTTTGATCGGCATGATGCGTACCTTACCGTTTCTGATCTTAGCCTACCTGCTCTATTACGGTTTGCCTCAGGTTGGCATTCGATTGGACGCAGTGACAGCGGGAATCATAGCGCTCAGTCTCTATCATGGTACGTATTTCTGTGAGATTTTCCGCGGTGTGCGTAAAGGGTTAGAGCCTGGTTACATCGAAGCAGCGCACGCTTATGGCTTTTCTAAACTGAAAACCTTCACCCGAGTCATCACGCCCAACGTGTTATTTAAGTCGGTTCCTCTGATCACTAACCAACTCATCATCTGCTTAAAAGACACCGCGTTTCTTAGCATTATCACCGTTGCAGAAATTACCGCGGCAGCCAACAGTATTCAATCCACATATTTTATCCCATTGAATGCGTTCATCATTGCGATTGCGCTCTACTGGGCGGTGAGTATTGCACTTGAAACCATCACTAAACGAATCCAAACCAAAGTTGAACTTAGAGGGCTTAGCCATGCTTAA
- a CDS encoding ABC transporter substrate-binding protein, translating to MKTLLSRSTVSPAKLIGATLITATLSMPAMAKDADLESLIEAAQKEGAVYSVGMPDSWANWKGTWTDLKANYGLKHQDTDMSSAQEISKFEAEKRNATADIGDVGFAFARVAVQKDVTQPYKPTTWDDIPDWAKDKDGHWALAYTGTISFISNNNLVEDAPKSWSDLLEGDYKVTVGDVGVAAQANNAILAAAFANGGDESNLKPAIKFFGELAKQGRLSYTDPSIANLEKGEVEVAIMWDFNALNYRDTIDRERFTVNIPQDGSVISGYTTIINKYAKNPSAAKLAREYIFSDQGQINLAEGYARPIRSSVTLPQSVQDKLISNEQYSNVHPVSDFSAWEKSARRLPRQWQESVLIHQQ from the coding sequence ATGAAAACTTTGCTTAGCCGTTCAACTGTATCGCCAGCTAAACTGATTGGCGCAACGCTAATAACGGCAACACTTTCAATGCCAGCGATGGCGAAGGATGCTGATCTTGAGTCACTGATTGAAGCCGCTCAAAAAGAGGGTGCGGTTTACAGTGTGGGCATGCCAGACAGTTGGGCAAACTGGAAAGGCACATGGACTGATCTGAAAGCAAACTACGGTTTGAAGCATCAGGATACAGACATGAGCTCGGCACAAGAGATCTCGAAATTTGAAGCAGAGAAAAGAAACGCAACCGCAGATATCGGTGACGTTGGTTTCGCCTTTGCACGTGTCGCTGTGCAGAAAGACGTAACGCAGCCATACAAGCCAACGACTTGGGATGACATTCCAGATTGGGCGAAAGACAAAGATGGTCACTGGGCTCTGGCTTACACCGGTACTATTTCGTTCATTTCAAACAACAACCTTGTTGAAGATGCACCAAAATCTTGGAGTGACCTACTAGAAGGTGACTACAAAGTCACAGTCGGTGATGTAGGCGTAGCCGCGCAAGCAAACAACGCAATTCTAGCGGCTGCATTTGCTAACGGCGGCGACGAGTCAAACCTAAAACCAGCGATTAAATTCTTTGGTGAGCTAGCGAAACAAGGCCGTCTATCTTACACGGATCCAAGCATCGCAAACCTTGAAAAAGGCGAAGTGGAAGTGGCGATCATGTGGGATTTCAACGCATTGAACTACCGTGACACGATCGACCGTGAGCGCTTTACGGTAAACATTCCACAAGATGGCTCAGTAATCTCTGGTTACACCACCATCATCAATAAATACGCGAAAAACCCGAGCGCGGCGAAGTTGGCTCGTGAATACATCTTCAGTGACCAAGGCCAAATTAACCTAGCAGAAGGTTACGCGCGTCCAATCCGTAGCAGCGTTACGCTACCTCAATCAGTACAAGACAAGCTGATCTCGAACGAGCAATACAGCAACGTTCACCCAGTATCTGACTTCTCAGCATGGGAAAAGTCAGCACGTCGTTTGCCACGTCAATGGCAAGAAAGCGTATTGATTCACCAGCAATAA
- a CDS encoding amino acid ABC transporter ATP-binding protein encodes MLKQSEIIETEAPINPSLGVSLEVIECEPLLEERETIISVENLSKQFDGIEVLRDINLTIKKGDVVSILGSSGSGKSTLLRCMNWLEQPERGTIFMGDERIGINSETGKPLKYKELAKLRERLGMVFQSFNLWPHLTVLQNVMEALVHVKKIAKSDAEEMARKQLDKVGMSHKLESYPSMLSGGQKQRVAIARALAMEPDVLLFDEPTSALDPELVEEVLLVMKKLSQEGYTMVVVTHEMEFARQVSDQVVFLEKGILIEKSNPEKFFTNPDSSRVRQFLKLDS; translated from the coding sequence ATGCTTAAACAATCAGAGATTATTGAAACAGAAGCACCGATTAACCCCTCTTTGGGAGTGAGTTTGGAAGTGATTGAGTGTGAGCCACTATTGGAAGAACGAGAGACGATCATCAGCGTTGAAAACTTGTCGAAGCAGTTTGATGGAATCGAAGTACTGCGAGACATCAACCTGACTATAAAAAAAGGCGATGTGGTGAGTATTCTCGGCTCGTCAGGTTCGGGTAAGTCAACACTATTGCGCTGCATGAATTGGCTAGAGCAGCCAGAGCGCGGCACGATTTTTATGGGTGATGAACGCATTGGGATCAACTCTGAAACGGGTAAACCTCTCAAATACAAAGAGTTAGCAAAACTCAGAGAGCGCCTTGGCATGGTATTTCAAAGCTTCAACTTATGGCCGCATCTCACCGTGTTGCAAAACGTGATGGAAGCGCTGGTTCATGTTAAGAAGATAGCGAAATCTGACGCAGAGGAGATGGCTCGTAAGCAACTTGATAAGGTTGGCATGTCTCACAAGCTAGAGAGTTATCCAAGTATGTTATCGGGTGGACAAAAGCAACGTGTCGCTATTGCTAGGGCGCTCGCGATGGAGCCGGATGTGTTGCTGTTTGATGAGCCAACCTCCGCGCTCGACCCTGAATTGGTAGAAGAGGTGTTACTGGTAATGAAGAAGCTATCGCAAGAGGGTTACACCATGGTAGTGGTGACTCATGAGATGGAATTCGCGCGTCAGGTGTCGGATCAAGTGGTGTTTCTTGAGAAGGGGATATTGATTGAAAAATCCAACCCAGAGAAGTTTTTCACTAACCCAGATTCATCAAGAGTAAGACAGTTCCTTAAGCTCGATTCATGA
- a CDS encoding alkaline phosphatase family protein, translating to MSNKVILVVLDGLNYQVARDCMGYLNGLLELKDLHEKQGDLQNKQGDSYSKQSTSQGTQKNKLRATLYPMQCELPSMSRPLYECILTGVRPVESGIVNNQIVRLSNHESIFSLAKSQGKVTAAAAYHWVSELYNRAPFDAVRDRFTNDETMNIQHGCFYHWDHYPDEALFLDAEHLRITHQPDFLLIHPMNIDDIGHKHGLDSRQYRNSARGADIYLSNYLEKWVNDGYQVIITSDHGMNNDLSHGGILPEEREVPFFVIGDKFTHQECLVKQTDICGSVCQLLSLEHDKSYTQELLAL from the coding sequence ATGAGCAATAAGGTTATCCTTGTTGTTCTAGATGGACTGAATTATCAGGTAGCCCGTGATTGCATGGGCTACCTGAACGGTCTTCTAGAACTTAAAGATCTTCATGAAAAACAGGGCGATTTGCAGAATAAGCAGGGCGATTCGTACAGTAAACAGAGCACTTCGCAGGGCACGCAAAAAAACAAGCTGCGCGCCACACTTTACCCAATGCAGTGTGAACTACCGTCTATGTCACGCCCTTTGTATGAATGCATTTTAACCGGAGTTCGCCCTGTTGAGAGTGGCATTGTTAACAACCAAATCGTGCGCTTGTCGAATCACGAGTCGATCTTTAGCTTGGCTAAATCTCAGGGCAAAGTGACGGCTGCCGCGGCCTATCACTGGGTGAGCGAGTTGTATAACCGCGCGCCGTTTGACGCTGTGCGTGACCGTTTTACCAACGATGAAACCATGAACATCCAACACGGTTGTTTTTATCACTGGGACCACTACCCAGATGAAGCCTTGTTCTTGGATGCAGAGCACCTGCGTATCACTCATCAGCCTGACTTCTTACTGATTCACCCAATGAACATTGACGACATAGGGCACAAGCACGGGCTGGATTCTCGCCAATACCGCAACAGTGCACGTGGCGCGGATATCTACCTGTCGAACTACCTAGAGAAATGGGTAAATGATGGCTATCAGGTGATCATTACCAGTGACCATGGCATGAACAATGACTTGTCTCACGGTGGCATTCTGCCTGAAGAGCGTGAAGTACCATTCTTCGTAATCGGCGATAAGTTCACACATCAAGAATGTTTAGTAAAACAAACCGACATCTGCGGCAGCGTGTGTCAGCTACTCAGCCTTGAACACGATAAATCTTACACTCAGGAATTGTTGGCCCTATGA
- a CDS encoding UTRA domain-containing protein, giving the protein MRTLATGQSGTQLGRIKASIREQLQSGIFTEGQKLPSERELSELFSTTRITLKDALVSLETEGLIYREERRGWYVSPERIRYNPLSRSHFHQMIREQDRIAETRLLSTRTEMAAGDYAKALEIEQITPIHVIERLRFIDGRAVLFVENVLKAPLFEKVLSENLTMSLTGIYREKYGYETQRSRFDVVPTSAPAHVAKALNLAEGQPVLKICRVNYKQDGELMDCELEYWRPDSVVIHIDSIG; this is encoded by the coding sequence ATGAGAACATTGGCAACAGGGCAATCAGGGACACAACTAGGCAGAATTAAGGCAAGCATCAGAGAGCAGCTTCAATCTGGCATCTTCACTGAGGGGCAAAAACTGCCATCTGAAAGAGAACTCAGTGAGCTGTTTTCCACCACACGAATCACGCTCAAAGATGCGTTGGTGTCGTTAGAAACCGAAGGCCTGATATACAGAGAAGAGCGCCGAGGTTGGTATGTGTCGCCCGAACGTATTCGCTACAACCCACTGTCACGTTCTCACTTTCATCAGATGATTCGCGAACAAGATCGCATCGCAGAAACAAGACTGCTCAGCACCCGCACAGAGATGGCGGCAGGCGATTACGCCAAAGCATTAGAGATAGAACAGATCACCCCGATACACGTGATTGAGCGATTGCGATTTATTGATGGCAGAGCGGTACTGTTCGTTGAAAACGTCTTGAAAGCGCCACTGTTTGAAAAGGTGTTGTCAGAAAACCTCACTATGTCGCTGACAGGTATCTACCGAGAAAAATACGGCTACGAGACCCAACGTTCTCGCTTTGACGTGGTTCCTACCTCTGCCCCTGCCCATGTCGCTAAGGCGTTAAATTTGGCTGAAGGGCAGCCCGTTCTTAAGATCTGCCGAGTGAACTACAAACAAGATGGCGAGTTGATGGACTGCGAACTGGAATACTGGCGACCCGATTCTGTGGTGATCCATATTGATAGCATTGGGTAA